The following coding sequences lie in one Lysobacter capsici genomic window:
- the radA gene encoding DNA repair protein RadA, translating to MSKSSSKSAASKARTAYVCSECGADYTKWQGQCGECGAWNTLSEFVVEPAVKAGAGGVAASRRSSWAGRADAPAVTALKDVSHSEESRVSTGIGEFDRVLGGGLVHGAVVLVGGDPGIGKSTLLLQAITRMAQTLPGLYVTGEESLSQVAGRASRLGLPLDGVHALAETGVERILEHASRMKPALIVADSVQTLWTEQLAAAPGSVSQVRESAARLVRYAKETGTAVFLVGHVTKEGGIAGPRVLEHMVDAVLYFEGESGSRFRVLRAFKNRFGAVNELGVFAMSDKGLREVPNPSAIFLSGSRTPQPGSCVMVTREGTRPLLVEVQALVDSSPLSNPRRVAVGMEQNRLAMLLAVLHRHGGISVGDQDVFVNVVGGIRVQETAVDLPLLLAVLSSLRDQPLAEQTVAFGEVGLSGEIRPVPNGEDRLKEAATHGFKRAIVPKGNAPRGGKIGEMEVIAVERLSEALEAA from the coding sequence CTGTCCAAGTCGTCCAGCAAATCCGCCGCCTCCAAGGCCCGCACCGCCTACGTCTGCTCCGAATGCGGCGCCGACTACACCAAGTGGCAAGGGCAGTGTGGCGAATGCGGGGCCTGGAACACGCTCAGCGAGTTCGTGGTCGAGCCGGCGGTCAAGGCCGGCGCGGGCGGGGTCGCGGCGAGCCGACGCAGCAGTTGGGCCGGGCGCGCCGACGCGCCGGCGGTGACCGCGCTCAAGGACGTCAGCCACAGCGAGGAATCGCGGGTCAGCACCGGGATCGGCGAGTTCGACCGGGTGCTCGGCGGCGGCCTCGTGCACGGCGCGGTGGTGCTGGTCGGCGGCGACCCGGGCATCGGCAAGTCGACCCTGCTCTTGCAGGCGATCACGCGCATGGCCCAGACCCTGCCCGGGCTGTACGTGACCGGCGAGGAATCGCTGTCGCAGGTCGCCGGCCGCGCCTCGCGCCTGGGCCTGCCGCTGGACGGCGTGCATGCGCTGGCCGAGACCGGGGTCGAACGCATTCTCGAACACGCCTCACGGATGAAGCCGGCGCTGATCGTCGCCGACTCGGTGCAGACCCTGTGGACCGAACAACTCGCCGCCGCGCCGGGCTCGGTCAGCCAGGTGCGCGAGAGCGCGGCGCGGCTGGTGCGTTACGCCAAGGAGACCGGCACGGCCGTGTTCCTGGTCGGCCACGTCACCAAGGAAGGCGGCATCGCCGGCCCGCGCGTGCTCGAGCACATGGTCGACGCGGTGCTGTATTTCGAAGGCGAGAGCGGCAGCCGCTTCCGCGTGCTGCGCGCGTTCAAGAACCGCTTCGGCGCGGTCAACGAGCTCGGCGTGTTCGCGATGAGCGACAAGGGCCTGCGCGAAGTGCCCAACCCGTCGGCGATCTTCCTGTCCGGCAGCCGCACCCCGCAGCCGGGCAGCTGCGTGATGGTGACCCGCGAAGGCACCCGGCCGCTGTTGGTCGAAGTGCAGGCGCTGGTCGATTCCTCGCCGCTGTCGAACCCGCGCCGGGTCGCGGTCGGCATGGAACAAAATCGCCTGGCGATGCTGCTGGCGGTGCTGCACCGGCACGGCGGCATCTCGGTCGGCGACCAGGACGTGTTCGTCAACGTGGTCGGCGGCATCCGCGTGCAGGAAACCGCGGTCGATCTGCCGCTGCTGCTGGCGGTGCTGTCGTCGTTGCGCGATCAGCCGTTGGCCGAGCAGACCGTGGCCTTCGGCGAGGTCGGGCTGTCGGGCGAGATCCGTCCGGTGCCCAATGGCGAGGACCGCTTGAAGGAGGCGGCGACGCACGGCTTCAAGCGCGCCATCGTGCCCAAGGGCAACGCGCCGCGCGGCGGCAAGATCGGCGAGATGGAAGTGATCGCGGTCGAGCGCTTGTCGGAAGCGCTGGAAGCGGCGTGA
- a CDS encoding glutaredoxin family protein, giving the protein MNFKSILTTILVVALALGLGVGAGYLVRNSGLIGGGGGGAQVTQGDYSAVYANAKASGGEVVMYTLSTCPFCVKAKALLEKQNVRFVERVIDKDQTARKEADGLKINSVPVIYIGDKSMQGFDEAKLVELLNAHAKAAKPAA; this is encoded by the coding sequence ATGAATTTCAAGTCGATCCTGACCACCATCCTGGTCGTGGCCCTGGCCCTGGGCCTGGGCGTAGGCGCGGGCTATCTGGTCCGTAACAGCGGATTGATCGGTGGCGGCGGTGGCGGCGCGCAAGTGACCCAAGGCGACTACTCGGCGGTCTACGCCAACGCCAAGGCCAGCGGCGGGGAAGTGGTGATGTACACCTTGTCGACCTGCCCGTTCTGCGTGAAGGCCAAGGCGCTGCTGGAAAAACAGAACGTGCGTTTCGTCGAGCGCGTGATCGACAAGGACCAGACCGCGCGCAAGGAAGCCGACGGTTTGAAGATCAACAGCGTCCCGGTGATCTACATCGGCGACAAGAGCATGCAGGGCTTTGATGAAGCCAAGCTGGTCGAGCTGCTCAATGCGCATGCCAAGGCGGCCAAGCCGGCGGCGTAA
- a CDS encoding DUF6053 domain-containing protein: MGGASAPMLSDQIAWQFNRAGANSVGAEAPPTKDFVGLDQTVSDPALLDATRPDRKGR, from the coding sequence GTGGGAGGGGCTTCAGCCCCGATGCTTTCCGATCAGATCGCTTGGCAGTTCAACCGCGCCGGAGCGAACAGCGTCGGGGCTGAAGCCCCTCCCACAAAAGACTTCGTGGGGCTCGATCAGACGGTATCTGATCCGGCCTTGTTGGATGCAACAAGACCGGATCGTAAAGGCCGCTAG